Proteins found in one Paenibacillus dendritiformis genomic segment:
- a CDS encoding CHRD domain-containing protein, translating into MRTFRAILSGRNEVPPVRTIASGDAIFQLSSNRTQLRFRLVIRNINRVTQAHIHLGRRGQNGPIVAFLFGPSKFGISVRRGVIRGVLTSRDLIGPLKGKTIRDLIREIERGNAYVNVHTIQFPDGEIRGQITC; encoded by the coding sequence ATTAGAACATTCAGGGCAATCCTATCGGGGCGAAATGAAGTGCCTCCTGTAAGAACGATAGCTTCAGGAGATGCTATTTTTCAGCTGAGCAGCAATCGCACTCAGTTACGATTCCGGCTGGTGATCCGAAATATTAACCGGGTGACCCAGGCCCATATTCATCTTGGCAGAAGAGGGCAGAATGGTCCCATCGTAGCCTTCCTGTTCGGTCCGTCCAAATTTGGCATCTCCGTTAGACGAGGAGTCATCCGCGGTGTCCTGACGAGCCGAGATCTAATCGGACCTCTGAAAGGCAAAACGATCCGCGACCTCATTCGTGAGATCGAAAGAGGGAACGCCTATGTCAACGTCCATACCATACAATTTCCAGACGGAGAAATTCGCGGTCAAATCACCTGTTAA
- a CDS encoding YdeI/OmpD-associated family protein — MNNSAKTIIEKLNLRKYSTKLILGKPDDIADFDELEYDTSAVEEKYSLIFTFIFNLEEFVSQLNQVIEQQLLEEGGYLFFAYPKKNNPKYAEYIERDSFFAEVPMDEDGYVKGSPIKFARMVSLNDVFTVIGLKSQAKKAASSATTKASQCVDDYVDRVEDIKSYLQNDEEIAQRYNQLTPGYQKDWARYVYSAKKKETQDKRLAEMKTVLAEGYKSIDLYRRNKK; from the coding sequence ATGAACAACTCCGCGAAAACCATTATTGAAAAATTGAATCTCCGCAAATATTCGACGAAGCTGATTTTGGGCAAGCCGGACGATATCGCCGATTTCGATGAGCTGGAGTACGACACATCGGCGGTCGAAGAGAAATACAGTCTCATTTTTACGTTCATCTTCAACTTGGAGGAGTTCGTGAGCCAGCTGAATCAGGTGATTGAACAGCAGCTGCTCGAAGAGGGCGGGTATCTGTTCTTCGCCTATCCGAAGAAAAATAATCCGAAGTACGCGGAATATATTGAGCGGGACAGCTTCTTCGCCGAAGTCCCTATGGACGAGGATGGATATGTGAAGGGCAGCCCGATTAAGTTCGCCCGCATGGTGAGCCTGAACGACGTGTTTACCGTCATCGGGCTGAAATCCCAGGCGAAGAAGGCGGCGAGCTCAGCCACAACGAAAGCGAGCCAATGCGTGGATGATTATGTCGACCGTGTGGAAGACATCAAGTCCTATTTGCAGAACGACGAGGAAATAGCACAGCGGTACAATCAATTGACTCCCGGCTACCAGAAAGACTGGGCGCGGTATGTATACAGCGCGAAGAAAAAGGAAACGCAGGACAAGAGACTGGCCGAAATGAAAACCGTGCTGGCCGAGGGCTATAAATCGATTGATCTATATAGAAGAAACAAGAAATAA
- a CDS encoding AraC family transcriptional regulator → MAQDVLITEVHDYFDRLAEVVDGRVQHTGGEQQLVLPSHIGIGSITRLRIRPGMEIIMTDVTYEQNMMLRIQEACRLFELSYCVSGEIYCEWGGKDSLTEKQTGNVLYLEDIEVYEEKKAGHRHQLLEIRLSPDELFRYAGDTAEKQKMETWLRRHRGRIDRYPDSPAIRKCVLDLLQCTYQGTMKRLYMESKAMEFIALFGEADGLDVTGGPRQRSLSRDDIIKLREARQLVLDHCEQPLSIRQLARQSGLNEFKLKTGFRELFGMTVFELVRKERMEKALRYMEADRMNVSEAAVAVGYSNASNFTAAFRKHYGCNPSEYRKRLEQLGAEREQRDAE, encoded by the coding sequence ATGGCTCAGGATGTATTGATTACGGAGGTTCATGATTATTTCGACCGGCTTGCCGAAGTGGTCGACGGCCGGGTTCAGCATACAGGCGGCGAGCAGCAGCTTGTTCTCCCTTCTCATATTGGCATCGGCTCGATTACGCGGCTGCGGATTCGTCCGGGCATGGAGATCATAATGACGGACGTGACGTACGAGCAAAATATGATGCTTCGCATTCAGGAGGCTTGCCGGCTGTTCGAGCTAAGCTATTGCGTAAGCGGGGAGATCTACTGCGAGTGGGGCGGCAAGGACAGCCTCACGGAGAAGCAGACGGGCAACGTCCTGTACCTGGAGGACATTGAAGTATACGAGGAGAAGAAGGCCGGTCATCGCCATCAATTGCTGGAGATCCGCCTTTCTCCAGATGAGTTGTTCCGGTATGCAGGGGATACGGCGGAGAAGCAGAAAATGGAGACCTGGCTCCGGCGCCATCGGGGAAGAATCGACCGCTATCCGGATTCCCCGGCCATCCGCAAATGCGTGCTGGATCTGCTTCAGTGCACATATCAAGGCACGATGAAGCGCCTATATATGGAGAGCAAGGCAATGGAGTTCATCGCCTTGTTCGGCGAGGCGGACGGGCTCGATGTGACGGGCGGACCGCGGCAGCGCTCGTTGAGCCGCGACGATATCATCAAGCTGCGCGAAGCGAGGCAGCTTGTCCTCGACCATTGCGAGCAGCCTCTCTCCATCCGGCAGCTGGCGAGACAGTCCGGGCTGAATGAATTCAAGCTGAAGACCGGCTTCCGCGAGCTGTTCGGCATGACGGTATTCGAGCTGGTGCGCAAGGAGCGGATGGAGAAGGCCTTGCGGTATATGGAAGCCGATCGGATGAATGTGAGCGAGGCCGCGGTCGCTGTCGGCTACAGCAATGCGAGCAATTTTACAGCCGCGTTCCGCAAGCATTACGGCTGCAATCCGAGCGAATACAGGAAGCGGCTGGAGCAGTTGGGCGCAGAGCGAGAGCAGCGCGATGCAGAATAA